A window from Kovacikia minuta CCNUW1 encodes these proteins:
- a CDS encoding SGNH/GDSL hydrolase family protein, whose translation MRRYWLGVVGLICTLFFCTTLSAQAYPSPPPPTDPSILGSNIQRSMGLMATSTPNHRNTVRILFYGQSLTKMEWANLVADDLRARFPYANLIIKNRAIGGCASQCLVGPAEHDLYPFYPDLLILHVFGSHIDYEKIIRKTRSTTTADILLLTDPYSGPSDWSDKMSYTFLPKFAATYACGLVDLRRPWLQYLREQGYKPEKLLQADGHQNKQGNFLIAELVKRYLVYRPNQVVQNEPVKTFVLGKDISFEDGKLTLRFVGNRIDAISAQTKANTASSTVYIDGSRPSEFPELYSITRPNGQYGADWSERPPRGKDWPWEVGAILHVRSLTKLQVEDWTATITRFRSGTDFDFTVAGSVTGLDGSGSYADNPFVSKSGRVVIDQSAWWLDRLKDVRVTDGFTITWSVIPNFVDTYTPPKIIDPALEQITTIAQGLKNQEHTLEILSNTGQPLPIKAIRVYRPTLK comes from the coding sequence ATGAGAAGATACTGGCTTGGTGTGGTTGGTTTGATCTGCACCCTCTTCTTCTGCACCACGCTTTCTGCTCAAGCCTATCCTTCACCGCCTCCCCCCACTGATCCATCCATCCTGGGGAGCAATATTCAGCGATCGATGGGGCTAATGGCAACCAGTACCCCAAACCATCGCAATACGGTTCGCATTCTCTTCTATGGACAATCCCTGACCAAAATGGAATGGGCAAACCTGGTTGCCGATGATCTGCGTGCCCGATTTCCCTATGCCAATTTGATCATCAAAAACCGTGCCATTGGGGGGTGTGCCTCCCAGTGCTTAGTGGGTCCAGCAGAACATGATTTGTATCCTTTCTACCCTGACTTGCTGATTCTTCATGTATTTGGTTCGCACATTGATTACGAGAAAATTATCCGCAAAACACGATCGACCACAACAGCAGATATTCTCCTGCTAACCGACCCCTACTCCGGTCCCAGCGATTGGAGCGACAAGATGTCCTATACCTTTTTGCCCAAATTTGCCGCAACCTATGCCTGTGGTCTGGTAGATTTACGGCGTCCCTGGTTGCAATATCTGCGGGAGCAGGGGTATAAACCGGAAAAACTGCTTCAGGCAGATGGACACCAGAACAAGCAGGGTAACTTTTTGATCGCCGAGTTGGTGAAACGGTACCTGGTCTATCGACCGAATCAGGTTGTTCAAAATGAACCTGTCAAAACCTTTGTATTGGGCAAGGATATTTCGTTTGAAGATGGCAAACTAACCCTACGATTTGTGGGCAACCGAATTGATGCAATTTCCGCCCAAACCAAGGCAAACACAGCGTCCAGTACGGTTTACATTGACGGTAGCCGCCCATCCGAGTTTCCAGAACTGTACAGCATCACGCGCCCCAACGGGCAGTATGGAGCAGACTGGAGCGAACGCCCCCCGCGAGGAAAAGACTGGCCCTGGGAAGTGGGGGCAATTCTGCATGTCCGATCGCTGACCAAACTGCAAGTGGAAGACTGGACCGCAACCATTACCCGGTTTCGTTCTGGCACTGACTTTGATTTCACCGTTGCCGGAAGCGTTACGGGACTAGATGGTTCGGGTTCCTATGCCGACAATCCGTTTGTTTCTAAATCAGGACGGGTTGTGATTGATCAATCTGCCTGGTGGCTCGATCGCCTGAAAGATGTCAGGGTCACAGACGGTTTCACCATCACCTGGTCTGTGATTCCCAACTTTGTCGATACTTACACGCCACCTAAAATCATTGATCCAGCGCTAGAACAAATCACAACGATCGCCCAAGGTTTAAAGAATCAGGAACACACCCTCGAAATCCTTTCAAACACTGGTCAACCTCTACCGATTAAAGCAATTCGAGTCTATCGACCCACCCTCAAATAA
- a CDS encoding nucleotidyltransferase family protein, producing MKTQNIDISKEKIAHFCQHWYITKLSLFGSVLRDDFCADSDIDVLVEFQSGYTPGFLKLHQIQEELSTLLGNRQIDLVTPKFLNHRIRDRVLAEAEVYYDSEG from the coding sequence ATGAAAACTCAAAATATTGATATTTCTAAAGAGAAGATCGCTCACTTTTGCCAGCACTGGTACATCACCAAACTCTCCCTGTTTGGCTCCGTCCTGCGTGATGACTTTTGTGCTGATAGTGATATCGATGTGCTGGTCGAGTTTCAATCCGGATATACACCGGGATTTCTCAAACTCCACCAGATTCAAGAGGAACTTTCAACCCTGCTGGGAAATCGGCAAATTGATCTGGTGACGCCCAAGTTTCTCAACCATCGGATTCGCGATCGCGTCCTGGCAGAAGCAGAGGTTTACTATGACTCAGAGGGATGA
- a CDS encoding amidase — protein MNEIVFKSAVELAQMIRDRHISAVELLDAQLKQITQHNSKLNAICTLNAEQARIRAKQADEALASGEHWGALHGVPITIKDIFETAGLRTTAGYIPLKDYIPEHDATVVSRLKSAGAIVLGKTNAAELAADYQSINSLFPSVNNPWNLDYTPGGSSGGSAAAIAAGLSPLDVGNDFGGSIRQPAHFCGVYGLKSTDLRISTAGMIPEVPGMPLCVRQMMTVGCFARSLEDIRLCFSLIAGADVHRPDVPPVPLDTPSGKALSDLKIAWIDEWSEIPVASDIRTAMQKAAQTLTHKGAKVKRWLPPDFNVSGMLNLYMRVAAYNSTYAQPRDRYNIRRSLQVITRTATQGDKQLRQLGDFSRFLPELLNPGLKGYFETLTERDRFIAQLDTVLEPWDVWLMPVAATAAFTHRPAWSAVEVDGRAYPYGVGCVHHAV, from the coding sequence ATGAACGAGATCGTATTCAAGTCTGCTGTTGAGCTGGCGCAAATGATTCGCGATCGCCACATTTCTGCGGTCGAACTGCTAGACGCTCAACTGAAACAAATTACTCAACACAATTCAAAACTCAACGCTATTTGTACTCTAAATGCGGAACAGGCGCGAATTAGAGCGAAGCAAGCCGACGAGGCACTGGCGAGCGGTGAGCATTGGGGTGCTTTGCATGGTGTGCCGATCACGATCAAAGACATTTTTGAAACGGCTGGACTCCGCACCACCGCAGGTTACATTCCCCTCAAAGATTACATTCCCGAACACGATGCGACCGTTGTTTCCAGACTGAAATCAGCGGGAGCGATCGTCCTGGGAAAAACCAACGCCGCCGAACTCGCCGCCGATTACCAGAGCATTAATTCTCTGTTTCCAAGCGTCAACAATCCCTGGAATTTAGACTACACACCTGGAGGCAGTTCTGGAGGGAGTGCCGCCGCGATCGCAGCCGGGCTTTCACCCCTCGATGTAGGCAATGATTTTGGTGGTTCCATCCGTCAACCTGCTCACTTCTGCGGTGTGTATGGCCTCAAATCTACCGATCTCCGCATTTCCACCGCTGGCATGATTCCTGAAGTGCCTGGAATGCCGCTGTGCGTTCGACAGATGATGACGGTTGGCTGTTTTGCGCGCTCTTTAGAAGACATTCGACTGTGTTTTTCGCTCATTGCAGGGGCAGATGTTCATCGCCCCGATGTGCCTCCTGTGCCGCTAGATACCCCGTCAGGTAAGGCATTGTCCGATCTCAAGATTGCCTGGATTGATGAGTGGAGCGAAATTCCAGTCGCCTCAGATATTCGAACCGCTATGCAGAAAGCGGCTCAAACGTTGACCCATAAAGGTGCGAAGGTAAAACGCTGGCTGCCCCCAGACTTTAACGTTTCAGGGATGTTGAACCTGTATATGCGAGTTGCAGCGTACAACAGCACGTATGCTCAACCGCGAGATCGCTACAACATTCGGCGCAGTTTGCAGGTGATTACTCGTACTGCCACCCAGGGCGACAAGCAACTCAGACAATTAGGAGACTTCAGCCGCTTTCTTCCAGAGCTACTCAATCCAGGTTTAAAGGGATATTTTGAAACCCTCACGGAGCGCGATCGCTTCATTGCTCAGCTAGATACTGTCCTAGAACCATGGGATGTCTGGTTAATGCCAGTGGCGGCAACGGCGGCATTTACCCATCGCCCTGCCTGGAGTGCAGTTGAGGTTGATGGCAGAGCGTATCCCTATGGCGTGGGGTGCGTACACCATGCCGTTTAA
- a CDS encoding HepT-like ribonuclease domain-containing protein produces MTQRDDQVYVGHRLDTANNAIGFVQGLTREDFDNNELLRLSLTHLLQVIGEAARRVSPDFRLAYPQIDWKVIVGMRSKVVHDYLNVDEDIVWDSVTNELPTLMAELEKILNSNDAREENL; encoded by the coding sequence ATGACTCAGAGGGATGATCAGGTTTACGTTGGGCATAGGCTAGACACTGCCAACAACGCGATCGGGTTTGTGCAGGGTTTAACCAGAGAAGACTTCGACAACAACGAACTCCTGCGTCTGTCGCTCACCCATTTGTTGCAGGTGATTGGTGAAGCAGCCCGTCGAGTCTCCCCTGATTTTCGATTAGCTTATCCTCAAATCGATTGGAAAGTGATCGTTGGAATGCGAAGCAAAGTCGTCCATGATTATTTGAACGTGGATGAAGACATTGTTTGGGACTCAGTAACAAATGAGCTACCTACCTTAATGGCAGAACTTGAGAAAATACTGAATTCCAACGATGCAAGGGAGGAAAACTTGTGA
- a CDS encoding transposase, translated as MVFLQQQGYTGSERTLMRYLKQLREAQGLPPKRALWTSGLAKVSDPQLPPFTARRASFLIVKSESHRDTEEVDLLARLVAAHPDLNEAVELAQEFSQLLRQRKAEGFEPWLMKAFKSKLKTFRAFAKSLFEDYAAVRASMVLEVSNGMVEGFNNRLKMVKRQMFGRAGLELLSKRFIVA; from the coding sequence ATGGTTTTCTTGCAACAACAAGGTTACACCGGCAGTGAGCGGACCCTGATGCGCTACCTCAAACAACTACGAGAAGCTCAGGGCCTGCCACCCAAGCGAGCACTTTGGACTTCGGGGTTGGCGAAAGTGAGCGACCCACAATTGCCACCCTTCACCGCACGTCGCGCTAGTTTTCTGATTGTTAAATCCGAATCACATCGAGATACCGAAGAAGTCGATTTGTTAGCTCGATTGGTCGCAGCACATCCGGATTTGAACGAAGCGGTTGAGTTGGCTCAGGAGTTTTCACAATTGCTACGCCAACGTAAAGCAGAAGGGTTTGAACCTTGGTTGATGAAGGCGTTCAAGAGCAAACTCAAAACGTTTCGAGCATTTGCAAAGAGTCTTTTCGAGGATTATGCTGCGGTGCGAGCCAGCATGGTTTTAGAGGTGAGCAATGGCATGGTTGAAGGCTTCAACAATCGATTGAAGATGGTGAAACGGCAGATGTTTGGACGGGCTGGTTTAGAACTGCTGAGTAAGCGTTTCATTGTCGCTTAG
- a CDS encoding type II toxin-antitoxin system VapC family toxin: MFADTGYWVALINPRDDLHKKIQKLSKDIQPAHIVTTEMVLVEVLNDFSDRGEFFRRAAVNLIEKLYQHSNTTIIPQPSMQF, encoded by the coding sequence TTGTTTGCAGATACGGGTTATTGGGTTGCGTTAATTAATCCTCGTGATGACCTGCACAAAAAAATACAGAAACTCTCCAAAGATATTCAACCTGCCCACATCGTCACAACCGAAATGGTTTTAGTCGAAGTGTTAAATGATTTCAGCGATCGTGGTGAATTTTTCCGCAGAGCCGCCGTTAACTTGATCGAAAAGCTGTATCAGCACTCCAACACCACAATCATTCCTCAACCCAGTATGCAATTTTAG
- a CDS encoding Rossmann-fold NAD(P)-binding domain-containing protein, which translates to MLQPIQASDVADRLVELSLAAPAGHATDIGGPEVWTAADLARAYFNAIGRTRSVVELPIPGKVAQAFRTGAQLCPAQKYGNVGWETFLSQLPQENHQTRENLLLNR; encoded by the coding sequence TTGCTGCAGCCAATTCAAGCAAGTGACGTTGCCGATCGCCTGGTGGAACTATCGCTTGCCGCCCCTGCTGGGCACGCGACCGATATCGGTGGACCTGAAGTTTGGACAGCCGCTGATCTTGCTAGAGCCTATTTCAATGCCATTGGGCGAACACGAAGCGTTGTAGAACTGCCAATTCCTGGCAAAGTCGCGCAGGCGTTTCGCACTGGAGCGCAACTCTGCCCCGCTCAGAAGTACGGCAATGTTGGCTGGGAGACGTTTTTGAGCCAACTCCCCCAGGAAAATCACCAGACGAGAGAAAACCTGTTACTGAATCGTTAG
- the nfi gene encoding deoxyribonuclease V (cleaves DNA at apurinic or apyrimidinic sites): protein MEIKQRHEWPQTAEEAIAIQQTLRSEIITTDQLGTIRYVAGVDVGFEADGSITRAAVAVLGLEDLKLQDRAIARRPTTFPYIPGFLSFREVPAVLDALGKLTLTPDLLLCDGQGIAHPRRFGIACHLGLLTNLPAIGVAKSLLVGKHAEVPDQRGSWVPLMHKHETIGATLRTRPGTKPVFISSGHRISLETAIAYVMRCTTKYRLPETTRTAHHLASGPAIDAIAEPQTQQMSLDL, encoded by the coding sequence ATGGAAATTAAGCAACGGCATGAGTGGCCCCAAACCGCGGAGGAGGCGATCGCCATCCAGCAAACCCTTCGCAGCGAAATTATTACCACCGATCAACTGGGAACGATTCGCTATGTTGCAGGGGTTGATGTTGGATTTGAAGCAGACGGCAGCATTACCCGTGCTGCCGTTGCCGTTCTCGGTCTGGAGGATTTGAAATTGCAGGATCGGGCGATCGCCCGCCGCCCGACCACCTTTCCCTACATCCCCGGATTCCTCTCCTTTCGGGAAGTGCCCGCTGTTCTGGATGCCCTGGGAAAACTCACTCTGACCCCCGACCTGCTCCTCTGTGATGGCCAGGGAATTGCCCACCCCCGCAGATTTGGGATTGCTTGCCATCTGGGGCTTCTGACTAATTTACCCGCGATCGGTGTCGCCAAATCTTTGCTGGTGGGCAAGCATGCCGAAGTGCCCGATCAGCGTGGCAGTTGGGTTCCCCTGATGCACAAGCACGAAACCATCGGTGCAACCCTGCGCACTCGTCCCGGTACCAAACCCGTCTTCATTTCCAGTGGGCACCGGATTAGCCTGGAAACCGCGATCGCCTACGTGATGCGGTGTACTACCAAATATCGGCTGCCCGAAACCACCCGAACTGCCCATCATCTGGCATCCGGTCCGGCAATCGACGCGATCGCCGAACCCCAGACCCAACAAATGAGTTTGGATCTTTAG
- a CDS encoding DUF2281 domain-containing protein: MNVSVREQLLREIEKTPDSTLKEVLDFLLFVRSRELHQEQLEISLLSEPSLAEEWLTPEEDEAWQHL, encoded by the coding sequence ATGAATGTTAGCGTTAGAGAGCAACTACTACGAGAGATTGAGAAAACACCCGATTCTACATTGAAAGAAGTGTTAGATTTCTTGCTGTTTGTTCGATCGAGAGAACTTCACCAAGAACAGTTAGAGATCAGCCTGTTAAGCGAACCGAGTTTAGCAGAAGAGTGGTTAACCCCTGAAGAGGATGAAGCATGGCAACATTTGTAA
- a CDS encoding transposase, with product MKGRKRTGVVDVLGLILKCHVGSAHQADVKAAPWVLFGVLERYGRLAKILADQGYQGDLEVDIEAVYGVVFEGVKQEGKGFSVQPQRWIVERTWAWLENGRALTRDYERLPENHEGMVYIAMIRLMLRRLENNRRRGKQKTA from the coding sequence GTGAAAGGACGCAAGCGAACGGGGGTTGTCGATGTGCTTGGTTTAATCCTCAAGTGTCACGTGGGATCTGCCCATCAAGCCGATGTCAAAGCTGCCCCTTGGGTGTTGTTTGGGGTCTTGGAGCGCTATGGGCGCTTGGCAAAGATCTTGGCAGACCAGGGCTATCAAGGGGATTTAGAGGTTGATATTGAAGCGGTGTATGGCGTGGTGTTTGAGGGGGTCAAACAGGAAGGAAAAGGGTTTTCAGTGCAACCGCAGCGATGGATCGTCGAACGCACTTGGGCCTGGTTAGAAAATGGACGTGCATTGACACGAGATTATGAACGGTTGCCAGAAAATCATGAAGGGATGGTCTATATCGCAATGATTCGGTTGATGCTGCGGCGATTAGAAAATAATCGCAGAAGGGGGAAACAAAAAACAGCTTAA
- a CDS encoding NADPH-dependent F420 reductase translates to MKIAVIGSGNVGGSLGRILASKGHAVTFGVRDPHSEKVRSLLDSIPAQTKADPIPVAVAGAEIVILATPWDAAQNALAAAGDLSGKVLIDTTNPVGLNSEGLSRGLVIGHTTSAAEEVAKWAPGASVVKAFNTIGANCFENPQFGSVTATAFICGDDATAKQTVTTLAQDIGFEVVDAGSLSQARLLEPLAMLWISLAFAGVGREFSISLVKR, encoded by the coding sequence ATGAAAATTGCGGTGATTGGTTCGGGAAATGTGGGGGGCAGCCTGGGGCGAATTCTTGCCTCAAAAGGACATGCGGTTACCTTTGGTGTCCGAGATCCACACAGTGAGAAGGTGCGATCGCTGCTTGACTCCATTCCCGCGCAAACAAAAGCAGACCCTATCCCAGTAGCCGTGGCAGGTGCAGAAATTGTGATTCTGGCCACCCCGTGGGATGCTGCCCAAAACGCGCTTGCGGCGGCTGGAGATTTGAGCGGAAAGGTGCTGATCGACACCACAAATCCGGTGGGGCTGAATTCTGAAGGGCTTTCCAGGGGGCTGGTCATCGGGCATACCACCTCTGCGGCAGAAGAGGTAGCGAAGTGGGCACCAGGGGCAAGTGTCGTGAAAGCCTTCAACACTATTGGGGCGAACTGCTTTGAAAATCCCCAATTTGGTTCAGTAACCGCGACTGCTTTCATTTGTGGTGACGATGCAACAGCAAAACAGACCGTCACAACCCTCGCCCAGGATATTGGGTTTGAGGTTGTTGATGCAGGTTCTCTGTCCCAGGCGAGGTTATTGGAACCCCTGGCAATGCTCTGGATTAGTCTTGCCTTTGCTGGTGTGGGACGCGAGTTTTCTATTAGCCTCGTCAAGCGCTAG
- a CDS encoding amidase family protein, whose amino-acid sequence MAWGAYTMPFNVSGHPVVIIPIGQTQEGLPIGIQIVGKRWREMELIAIAQQLDSVIGTFRHPY is encoded by the coding sequence ATGGCGTGGGGTGCGTACACCATGCCGTTTAACGTCAGTGGGCATCCAGTTGTCATCATCCCAATTGGACAAACGCAGGAAGGATTACCGATTGGCATACAGATTGTGGGCAAGCGGTGGAGAGAGATGGAATTAATTGCGATCGCTCAACAGCTTGATTCAGTTATTGGCACATTTCGACATCCTTACTGA
- a CDS encoding transposase — MREPEKEAERTMGKLKTYGSDLTDAEWQRIKPLLPPDKPVGGLREVDLREVLDAIFYRQDNGVKWRNLPADFPAWQTVDGYFRLWVRLGVWEAINVTLVGQVRQLEGRAAEPSLGIIDSQSVRLGEKGGGNWH, encoded by the coding sequence ATGAGGGAACCAGAGAAGGAGGCAGAACGGACAATGGGAAAACTCAAAACCTACGGCAGTGATTTAACCGATGCGGAATGGCAAAGGATTAAGCCTTTACTGCCTCCGGATAAACCAGTTGGAGGCTTGCGGGAAGTGGATTTACGCGAAGTGTTAGACGCGATTTTTTACCGTCAGGATAATGGGGTGAAATGGCGTAACCTACCCGCAGACTTTCCGGCGTGGCAAACCGTGGATGGATACTTTCGATTGTGGGTTCGTCTAGGGGTGTGGGAGGCAATTAATGTGACGTTAGTGGGGCAGGTGCGGCAGTTGGAAGGGCGAGCGGCAGAACCGAGTTTAGGGATCATCGATAGCCAGTCTGTGCGACTGGGAGAAAAAGGGGGAGGAAATTGGCATTGA
- a CDS encoding NACHT domain-containing protein has product MSKSEEVFSEAYNIWDLEKLYADLMRASGKSLSPNAKTFLRGILCSYSPREIGEKLNYQGKDPSSTVRQTLSKEVYPAVEALLSDQKIDWRQVQAPRLLERYRKDTNLSPTFAIPWKQVCGDMLEFQKKGLLTSYPIRGANNPSVPPRRVQDVYVRLELVERQPNHRVKQDFDPEKYSVREQEEKTRPVSHKEFFESVLQGQSPKSKGKRIAIIGEPGAGKTTLLQEISAKVDGIPIWIDLASLKRDTTLEEYLLHNWLKSSLSVIRQYAPEAVADIRKPSAELGQAFAELFEQNQVWLLLDGADEMSAGLGQPLNWVAQQLQQAGWVAKAKVVLTSRLNLWSNYGDRLIEFDTYRNLDFEPKQVTEFIDKWFAQEPDAREKLKQDLEKSSDRIKSLIRNPLRLTLLCITWKGVGDRLPETKAGLYQRLVRSHYEHQWKTKPEDFAQFSAEEAQDKLNQWLGELSKTALDGEDSHFQESRFRFRKSALTYFAKQFEQGSYFLEWALKLEWLHQIGLPNTNEVDADEPVYAFLHPTFQEYFAALAIDDWHYFLNHVSYNPDEGKYLIFQIHWHEVILIWYGINKKTVLKKELFKQKEEFLDSMISFEDGCNHFYESRAFSLALKATDEFRYSKQPMIDWIRNSRVENLLKHDVFQYKIHPLTSAFSMNFKKTNYFFELIKRLGFDIEELNCKELLDIEKGFSTLESQIKLFLNYFKISNSNGCIKEIKNGFYFKKWLDEVKAFEGRERGVLIALFLREYKKNQNYFSEWLLEAIDVRYSELWLLAWLIGRNVLYESETSSRIVYSLLSAMSIENDEFTLISIAESLKQIESSNSGCIKISDLKPFLLDSNTNSLCKSICSELLYFRSQVINYPDFYRAWHSSSSADAELPIDD; this is encoded by the coding sequence CCAAGACTTTTCTTCGAGGAATTTTGTGTAGCTACAGCCCCAGAGAGATTGGAGAGAAATTGAACTATCAGGGCAAAGACCCTTCCAGCACCGTTAGGCAAACTCTGTCAAAAGAGGTTTATCCGGCAGTTGAGGCGTTACTTTCTGATCAAAAGATTGATTGGCGGCAGGTTCAGGCTCCTCGCCTGCTTGAGCGGTATAGAAAGGACACCAATTTATCTCCAACTTTTGCCATTCCCTGGAAGCAAGTTTGTGGGGATATGCTGGAGTTTCAGAAGAAAGGCTTATTGACCAGCTACCCTATCCGAGGGGCAAACAATCCATCAGTGCCACCACGTCGAGTTCAGGATGTTTATGTTCGATTAGAGTTAGTTGAACGACAGCCAAACCATCGGGTGAAGCAAGACTTTGACCCAGAGAAATATTCTGTTAGGGAACAGGAAGAAAAGACCAGACCTGTTTCTCACAAAGAGTTCTTTGAGTCGGTATTGCAAGGTCAAAGTCCCAAAAGTAAAGGGAAACGCATTGCAATTATCGGCGAACCGGGAGCAGGTAAGACAACACTGTTACAGGAGATCAGTGCAAAAGTTGATGGCATCCCTATCTGGATTGATTTAGCCAGCTTAAAACGAGATACCACGCTAGAAGAGTATTTACTGCACAACTGGCTCAAATCGTCGCTGAGTGTGATTCGGCAGTATGCACCAGAAGCAGTCGCCGATATACGGAAACCTTCAGCCGAGTTGGGACAAGCATTTGCGGAACTGTTTGAACAGAATCAGGTTTGGTTGCTGCTAGACGGTGCAGATGAGATGTCAGCGGGATTAGGACAGCCTCTAAATTGGGTTGCTCAACAGCTTCAACAAGCGGGGTGGGTTGCAAAAGCGAAAGTCGTATTAACCTCTCGCTTGAATCTATGGAGCAATTATGGCGATCGCCTGATTGAGTTCGACACCTACCGCAATCTGGACTTTGAACCCAAGCAAGTCACAGAGTTTATCGACAAATGGTTTGCACAGGAACCTGATGCCAGGGAGAAACTGAAACAGGATTTAGAGAAAAGCAGCGATCGCATCAAAAGCCTGATTCGTAATCCGCTGCGATTAACCCTGCTGTGTATCACCTGGAAAGGAGTAGGGGATAGATTACCTGAAACAAAAGCAGGACTTTACCAACGGCTAGTTCGTTCCCATTATGAGCATCAATGGAAAACAAAGCCAGAAGACTTTGCCCAATTCTCAGCGGAGGAAGCACAGGATAAGCTAAATCAATGGCTGGGAGAGCTGTCAAAGACTGCATTAGACGGTGAAGATTCTCACTTCCAGGAATCGAGGTTTCGTTTCCGAAAGAGCGCGTTAACTTACTTTGCAAAACAGTTTGAGCAAGGCTCTTATTTCTTGGAATGGGCGCTTAAATTAGAGTGGCTGCATCAAATCGGGTTACCCAATACCAATGAGGTTGATGCAGATGAACCTGTCTACGCATTCTTGCATCCCACGTTTCAGGAATACTTTGCAGCGTTGGCAATCGATGATTGGCATTACTTCTTAAATCATGTCTCTTATAATCCAGATGAAGGGAAATATTTGATATTTCAGATTCATTGGCATGAAGTCATTTTAATTTGGTATGGAATAAATAAGAAAACCGTATTAAAGAAAGAATTATTTAAACAGAAAGAAGAATTTCTAGATTCAATGATTAGTTTTGAAGATGGATGTAATCATTTTTATGAGAGTCGCGCATTCTCTCTCGCTCTTAAGGCTACAGATGAGTTTAGATACAGTAAACAGCCGATGATAGATTGGATTCGAAACTCTCGAGTGGAGAATCTATTGAAGCATGATGTCTTTCAATATAAAATACATCCTCTAACTAGTGCTTTTTCAATGAATTTTAAGAAAACCAATTATTTCTTTGAATTAATTAAACGGTTGGGATTTGACATAGAGGAATTGAATTGCAAAGAGCTATTAGACATAGAGAAAGGCTTCTCTACTCTTGAGAGCCAAATAAAATTGTTTCTCAATTATTTCAAGATTTCTAATTCAAATGGATGCATAAAAGAAATTAAAAATGGTTTCTATTTTAAGAAATGGCTGGATGAAGTTAAAGCTTTTGAAGGGAGAGAGCGAGGAGTACTGATTGCTCTGTTTTTGCGAGAGTATAAGAAGAACCAAAACTATTTTTCCGAGTGGCTTCTTGAAGCTATTGATGTAAGATATTCTGAACTTTGGCTACTAGCTTGGTTGATTGGCAGAAATGTTCTTTATGAATCTGAAACTTCATCAAGAATTGTATATTCATTGTTATCAGCTATGTCCATAGAAAATGATGAATTTACACTTATTTCTATAGCTGAAAGTTTGAAGCAAATCGAAAGTAGCAATTCAGGCTGCATAAAGATAAGCGATTTGAAACCTTTCCTTTTAGACTCAAATACTAACTCCCTTTGTAAGTCAATATGTAGTGAGCTTCTTTACTTTCGCTCTCAGGTCATAAATTATCCAGATTTTTATCGAGCATGGCATAGTTCTTCCTCTGCTGATGCCGAGTTGCCTATAGATGATTGA
- a CDS encoding type II toxin-antitoxin system PemK/MazF family toxin, translating into MATFVKGDVVVVPFPFSDLTNAKRRPSLVLAELSKNDLILCLITSQAANDTYTTLIESSDFETGSLNKTSYAKSNRVFTANAQLIAYKAGKLTTDKTNEVIAKLIAILQQ; encoded by the coding sequence ATGGCAACATTTGTAAAAGGTGATGTTGTCGTTGTCCCCTTTCCTTTCTCAGATTTAACCAATGCCAAAAGAAGACCTTCCCTGGTGTTAGCTGAGTTGAGTAAAAATGATCTAATCCTCTGCCTGATTACGAGCCAAGCTGCAAACGACACCTACACAACTTTGATTGAAAGTAGTGATTTTGAAACTGGGAGCCTCAACAAAACCAGTTACGCCAAATCAAACCGAGTATTTACGGCTAACGCGCAACTAATTGCCTACAAAGCCGGAAAGCTCACTACAGATAAAACAAACGAAGTGATCGCCAAGTTAATTGCAATCCTGCAACAGTGA